The Polyangium mundeleinium genome contains the following window.
GTTCGCGTCCGTCGGGTCCTGCTCCTCGGCCGGCTTCGGATCGAGCGTCTTGCAGAGGTTGTCGGCGCAGTACGCGCCCGCAGCGCAGTCGGTGTCGTAGAGGCACTGCACGCAGCGGAGGTTCCAGCAGATGCCGGCCTCGGTGCCGGCGTCGCGCGCGATGCAGTCGTCGTTCGTCTCGCACGTGGCGAAGCGGCCGTCTTCGAGGCTGCCGGGCAGGCCGCCGGCGCAGGCGGAGACGAGCGCCGCGGCGAGCGCGAGGGGCAAAGGAAGGATGACGAGAGCGCGGGCGAGGATCGAGGTGCGTGCGTTCATGGGCCTCCGGCGCCGAGGACGGTGATCACGAGGCGCCTCGTGTGCGGGCTCGTTCGGTGCTCCCAGACGTAGATCGCCTGCCAGGTCCCGAGCGCGAGCTTGCCCGCGGTGATCGGGATCGTGAGGCTCGTGCTGGTGATGGCCGCGCGGATGTGCGCCGGCATGTCGTCCGGGCCCTCGGCGTCGTGCTCGTAGCCGGCGCCCTCGGGCGCGACGCGCGCCATCCACCGCTCGAGATCCCGGAGCACGGCCGGATCGGCGTTCTCCTGGACGACGAGGCTCGCCGAGGTGTGCTGGAGGAAAAGCGAGCAGAGGCCGATCGTGACGCTGGCGTCGTCGAGCACAGCGGCGACCGCGCTCGTGACGTCGTAGAGACCCCGCCCACGGGTGCGGATGTCGAGGGTCTTCTGGTGGACGTTCTCCCTCATCGGCACGTTGCCCCCCGTACGTGGCTCCTACCGTGTCCGATGGTCGGGGCTCTCTGCAACTACGAAGATGAAGGAAGGTCGACGTCGACCACGATGCCGAGGGC
Protein-coding sequences here:
- a CDS encoding secondary thiamine-phosphate synthase enzyme YjbQ, with the protein product MRENVHQKTLDIRTRGRGLYDVTSAVAAVLDDASVTIGLCSLFLQHTSASLVVQENADPAVLRDLERWMARVAPEGAGYEHDAEGPDDMPAHIRAAITSTSLTIPITAGKLALGTWQAIYVWEHRTSPHTRRLVITVLGAGGP